From Sulfurovum zhangzhouensis, the proteins below share one genomic window:
- a CDS encoding CHAP domain-containing protein encodes MRRQYFTVPFLLFILLFEIYYFMTNTNLNTSMEVGTVIDKFNGVNVYFNGGVNHSSGRNLSPDGYNLGIKYQCVEFVKRYYYQRFNHKMPDSMGHAKHFFDPSLKDGQLNKQRNLLQFTNGSKSKPVTEDLIIFSPTLLNPYGHVAIISNVFNESIQIVQQNAGPFSSTRAFYRLKKIDNLWYVEGRPVLGWLRVDSNTSNTIFKDTQALNRLYHLDGNAE; translated from the coding sequence ATGAGGAGACAGTATTTCACCGTTCCGTTCTTATTATTTATTCTTCTATTTGAGATCTATTACTTTATGACAAATACCAATCTCAATACATCTATGGAAGTTGGCACGGTTATCGACAAGTTCAACGGGGTTAATGTCTATTTTAATGGCGGTGTTAATCATTCCAGCGGCCGAAATCTCTCACCTGATGGTTATAATCTTGGTATCAAATATCAATGCGTCGAATTTGTAAAAAGATATTATTACCAACGATTCAATCATAAAATGCCTGATTCAATGGGTCATGCCAAACACTTCTTCGATCCATCTCTTAAAGACGGTCAACTTAACAAACAAAGAAATCTACTTCAGTTTACAAATGGCTCAAAAAGCAAGCCTGTGACAGAAGATTTAATTATATTTTCTCCTACTCTTCTGAATCCGTACGGGCATGTAGCTATCATTTCAAATGTCTTTAATGAATCAATCCAAATTGTTCAACAGAATGCAGGCCCATTTTCTTCCACCCGGGCCTTTTACAGGCTAAAGAAAATTGATAACTTATGGTATGTGGAAGGGAGACCTGTACTGGGCTGGCTTAGAGTTGACAGCAATACCTCTAACACTATATTTAAGGATACTCAAGCCTTGAATCGTTTGTATCATCTTGATGGGAATGCAGAATAG
- a CDS encoding class I fructose-bisphosphate aldolase, whose protein sequence is MNIETLKSVANAIVAKQKGVLAADESTPTIKKRFDKVNVESTEEIRRRYREILFTSEGIERYIGGVILYDETLRQSTQDGIPFPELLLSRGIMPGIKVDKRAKDLALFPGEKITEGLDGLRDQLIEYKELGAKFAKWRAVIEIDEHNIPTDYGIRANAHALARYAALCQELDIVPIVEPEVLMDGSHTIERCEEVTSRVLETVFTELDTHRVVFEGMLLKPNMVIPGLKCVQQESPEKIAEATIRCMRRYVPAAVPGLVFLSGGQSAEDATANLNAMNMIGPHPWEVSFSYGRALQAPVLEAWKGQESNVAAAQKMLLKRCMLNGYARDGQYDHDMERTE, encoded by the coding sequence ATGAACATAGAAACTCTCAAATCCGTAGCCAATGCCATTGTTGCAAAACAAAAAGGCGTACTGGCAGCAGACGAAAGTACTCCCACGATCAAAAAACGCTTCGATAAGGTCAATGTCGAATCTACTGAAGAAATTCGTCGCAGGTACCGGGAGATCCTTTTTACAAGTGAAGGGATCGAACGATATATCGGCGGTGTCATTCTCTATGATGAGACACTGCGTCAAAGTACCCAGGACGGTATCCCCTTTCCTGAGCTGCTACTTAGCCGAGGTATTATGCCGGGGATCAAGGTGGACAAACGTGCAAAAGATCTGGCACTATTTCCCGGTGAAAAGATCACTGAAGGGCTGGACGGTCTGCGTGACCAGCTTATTGAGTATAAAGAACTAGGGGCGAAGTTTGCAAAGTGGCGTGCGGTGATCGAGATCGACGAGCACAATATCCCTACGGATTATGGCATTCGTGCAAATGCCCATGCATTGGCGCGTTATGCTGCACTCTGCCAAGAGTTGGATATAGTGCCGATCGTAGAACCTGAAGTACTGATGGACGGTAGTCACACTATCGAACGCTGTGAAGAAGTTACATCCAGAGTACTTGAGACAGTCTTTACAGAGCTGGATACCCACCGTGTAGTGTTCGAGGGGATGCTGCTAAAGCCCAATATGGTTATCCCCGGGTTGAAATGTGTACAACAGGAGAGCCCGGAGAAGATTGCCGAGGCTACGATACGCTGTATGAGACGCTATGTGCCGGCTGCAGTGCCCGGACTCGTATTTCTCTCCGGTGGTCAGAGTGCAGAAGATGCCACAGCCAATCTGAATGCTATGAACATGATAGGTCCACATCCATGGGAAGTCAGTTTTTCTTATGGACGCGCGCTACAGGCACCGGTACTTGAAGCCTGGAAAGGTCAGGAGAGCAATGTGGCTGCTGCTCAAAAAATGTTACTCAAACGCTGTATGTTAAACGGATATGCCCGTGACGGACAGTATGATCACGATATGGAAAGAACTGAATAA
- a CDS encoding acylphosphatase: MEWYRFIISGKVQGVFYRKSVSQLMMRRQFKGFIRNLEDGTVEVVAEIYDEDFNAFMKILQEGSPLSHVEEIRHEIIDDAEFRTDGFEIRY; this comes from the coding sequence ATGGAGTGGTATCGTTTTATCATAAGTGGTAAAGTCCAAGGAGTCTTTTACCGCAAATCAGTCTCCCAGTTAATGATGAGAAGGCAGTTCAAAGGGTTTATACGAAACTTGGAGGACGGGACAGTAGAAGTTGTTGCAGAGATCTATGATGAAGACTTCAATGCTTTTATGAAGATACTCCAAGAGGGATCGCCTCTGAGCCATGTTGAAGAGATACGTCATGAGATCATTGATGATGCAGAGTTTCGTACAGATGGTTTTGAAATACGCTATTAG
- a CDS encoding transglycosylase SLT domain-containing protein — protein MVDLKLFVFIFISFLLIQGCSSKTEPNMDHIVNKIVEVETPNGNYTAVNKKTGAYGRYQITPNTAKYYSKKLDIDYNRWKEPSNQDKIFKALLSDNIRCLRTKGHKINTFTVYGAHQQGATGFDNIMNNRNLDDNMYVKLRRNIPAEYRNCKDEELCEVWVRYWKKKLS, from the coding sequence ATGGTTGATTTAAAATTATTTGTATTCATTTTTATTTCTTTTTTATTGATTCAAGGCTGTTCTTCTAAAACGGAACCTAATATGGATCATATTGTTAATAAAATAGTTGAAGTTGAAACACCTAATGGAAACTATACTGCAGTGAATAAAAAAACTGGAGCATATGGTAGATATCAAATCACGCCAAATACTGCAAAATACTATTCAAAAAAACTTGATATCGATTATAATAGATGGAAAGAGCCAAGTAACCAAGATAAAATTTTTAAAGCCTTATTATCTGACAATATTAGATGTCTTCGAACAAAAGGTCATAAAATTAATACTTTTACAGTTTATGGAGCTCATCAACAAGGGGCTACCGGTTTTGATAATATAATGAATAACAGAAATTTGGATGATAATATGTATGTAAAATTAAGAAGAAATATTCCTGCAGAATATAGAAATTGTAAAGATGAAGAACTTTGTGAAGTTTGGGTAAGGTATTGGAAAAAGAAACTTAGTTGA